AATGTCGTCAATGGCCCACCACCAGCCCCAGGTTCCCTGAAAGTGCCACTTGATTTTTACCTGCGACTGGCCAGCAGCAACAGCTGAAATATCATACTGTGCAAGCGCTGCGTTGGCAGTGGAGGAGGTCCAGGTATTTAGCAAAGTCCAAGTTGCACCGTTGTCGCCGCTCACCGAAACTTGACCGGTTTGGCCACTAATTGCTTTATAGTAATGCTCAAAGGTAAGGGTTACTGCTGTTAGCGTGGAGCAGTCAATGGCGGGGGTAATTAGGTCGGCATTCTCCGTAATGCCGGAACCATAGAGATCGCTATCAAAAATGGCAAATCCGGTAGCGCCGGTGGTGGAGTTTAGGGTTCTGCCACCGGGGTTGTTGAACTGCCAGACCCCATTACCGTTGTTGTCCACATTAGACCAACCGCTAGGTAGGCTACCGCTGCTAAAGGTTTCAGAAAGAACCGAGCCTCGCGTGGCGAGATGGTTATTCTGCTTAATAATTTTATCTTCCTCCGCAACCTTCAGGGGGGTAATTGCTCTCTGAGGGGGGGATATAATAGTGGCCGCTGGACCACTGGATACTGTTGTCTTTTGGTCAAGAGTCAGCACCTGCGCATTTAAGCTAAATGCAGCAAGCAACGCCATTGACATTGTAAAGGTAAATTTTCTCATTTTTTAAGATTAAGTTAATAACTTGATTTAATGCGGAATACTATTTCTCAATGCTCCTACGAGCGTAGATGCATATTTAAAAAATGATAAACAAGGTATTTGCGCGGCAGGTGATTTTCATGCTAAAATGCAAGTGAAAATCAGATACTCAAAGGTATCCATTTTAGATGGATACCGAGATGTTTTTTTTATGGGCAGAATACTTACGAGCAGATGTTGAGGTAATTTAAGAATTCGTCAAGGAAACGCTCTTGCATTTTCAGAATTAAGCGCTTAAATGTGTCGAATGATTTCGATAGTTAACTGAAATTATAACGGTAATGGCTTTTCTGCGTTGCTGTCCATTATTCTCAAAGGGATATTATACAATTGAGTATTTGCAATGTCTTACCCCTCTTGTGCAAGATATTCTTGATTTGTTTCAACCAAGAGTAGCCAAGCCAATGATTTCAGTAAATTGTGTATCGGGTTAACGACAAATACCTCTTTGCCATTTAATGTTGGAAGAAATTTGTTGGTGGCAAACAGATTTGGAAAATTAGCCATCTAACGGTTACAGCCTATAACTTTCAATCGAAAGAAGTAGCCGGAAAATATGTACATGTGTACCAACGATTATTCGTTTCTTTAAACTCTTCCCAAAAAAATCCACGCCGCTTCAAATGATTTGTTATTTTTGTTGCTAGTGGGAGCAGAATATGGCTGTGCTGTTTTACAACATTGGAAAGAGGCTTTTCTCCTGTTACCTTTGCTCCCCTTACATTTTGGTAGGTATTAGTAACTTTTATATAATTATCAAAAATCCGATTTATGGGAAATATCTTTAGCTCGTCCATCGGGAAAAAGTTGGTAATGAGTATTTCCGGCCTTTTCCTTCTCCTGTTTCTGGCGTTGCATCTCACCATAAACCTGCTGCTGCTGGTTGGGCCCGATGCATTTAACATAGCCGCAAACTTTATGGGAACCAACCCCATTATCAAGATCATGGAGCCACTCCTAGGTCTAGGGTTTGTAATTCACATTACCTATGCAACCATTATAACGCTAAGGAACCAGACCGCTCGTCCTCAGGGTTACAAGACTGTTGACCAGAGCCAAGCCAGTTCTTGGCAAAGTCGTAACATGTACGTGCTAGGACTCATTGTATTTACGTTTTTGGTAATTCACATCTCCAACTTCTTCTGGCAGCTGAAGTTCGGTGCCGTGCCTACAGTTACTGTCGATGGCGTTGAAATGCACAATACTTATCTGCTAGTTTCTTCGCTTTTTACTACGGTATGGTGGATCAACCCGCTTTACATTATTGGTGCATTGGCCTTGGGATACCACCTGTCGCACGGCTTTTGGTCGGCATTCCAAACCATTGGCTGGAACAACAGCGTTTGGATTAAGCGGTTGAAGGTGGTTTCCTACCTATATGCCATTGTGATTGCCGGTGGTTTTAGCGTAATAAGCCTCTACTTCTGGCTGCTAGCCTAGTTGGTAACGCGAAGTTGAATAAGAAAAAATTTTTGTCATGAGTATACTCGATTCTAAATCTCCATCAGGTCCGTTGGCCGAAAAGTGGACCAAGCATAAGGCCAATATTAACGTAGTTAGCCCTGCAAACAAGCGCAAGCTCGACATTGTGGTTATCGGAACTGGTCTTGCCGGAGCTTCGGCTGCCGCCTCCCTCGCCGAGCTGGGCTATAACGTAAAGGTGTTCTGCATTCAGGATAGCCCTCGCCGTGCACACTCCATAGCTGCGCAGGGAGGTATCAACGCAGCCAAGAATTATCAAAATGATAACGACAGCATCTACCGCCTCTTCTATGACACCGTAAAGGGGGGCGACTACCGCTCACGCGAGGCGAACGTTTACCGGTTGGCCGAAGTTAGCGGCTCTATTATAGACCAGTGCGTGGCACAGGGTGTCCCCTTTGCCCGCGAGTATGGCGGATTGCTCGACAATCGCTCCTTTGGCGGCGTGCTCGTTAGCCGCACATTCTACGCCCGTGGACAAACCGGTCAGCAGCTGCTGCTAGGCGCCTACGCTGCGCTCAACAAAAATATTGGGGCAGGCAAGGTGCAGAGCTTTGTTCGTCGCGAAATGCTCGACGTTATTGTAATCGACGGGAAGGCTCGCGGGGTAATTGTTCGCAATCTCGTTACCGGCGAAATTGAGCGCTACGGAGCGCACGCCGTGGTGCTGGCCACCGGGGGCTACGGAAATGTATTCTTCCTCTCCACCAACGCCATGAACTCCAACGGCTCTGCCGCTTGGACTGCATACCGGAAGGGTGCCTTCTTTTCTAACCCAGCCTTTACCCAGATTCACCCCACCTGCATACCCGTTCACGGCGACCAGCAGAGCAAGCTTACCCTTATGAGCGAGAGCTTGCGCAACGATGGTCGCATTTGGGTTCCCAAGAAGATGGAGGATGTGATGAAGCTGCGCAAGAAGCAGATTAAACCCATCGATATTCCGGAAGAGGATCGGGACTACTACCTCGAGCGTCGCTACCCGGCTTACGGAAATCTTGTTCCCCGCGACGTGGCTTCACGAGCCGCCAAGGAGCGCTGCGATGCAGGCTTTGGTGTGAACGAAACAGGGTTGGCCGTGTTTCTCGACTTTGCCACCGCCATTAAGCGGCTCGGCAAGCATGTTATAGAGGAGCGCTACGGCAACCTCTTCCAGATGTATGAG
This is a stretch of genomic DNA from Williamwhitmania sp.. It encodes these proteins:
- a CDS encoding succinate dehydrogenase cytochrome b subunit, producing the protein MGNIFSSSIGKKLVMSISGLFLLLFLALHLTINLLLLVGPDAFNIAANFMGTNPIIKIMEPLLGLGFVIHITYATIITLRNQTARPQGYKTVDQSQASSWQSRNMYVLGLIVFTFLVIHISNFFWQLKFGAVPTVTVDGVEMHNTYLLVSSLFTTVWWINPLYIIGALALGYHLSHGFWSAFQTIGWNNSVWIKRLKVVSYLYAIVIAGGFSVISLYFWLLA
- a CDS encoding fumarate reductase/succinate dehydrogenase flavoprotein subunit, which gives rise to MSILDSKSPSGPLAEKWTKHKANINVVSPANKRKLDIVVIGTGLAGASAAASLAELGYNVKVFCIQDSPRRAHSIAAQGGINAAKNYQNDNDSIYRLFYDTVKGGDYRSREANVYRLAEVSGSIIDQCVAQGVPFAREYGGLLDNRSFGGVLVSRTFYARGQTGQQLLLGAYAALNKNIGAGKVQSFVRREMLDVIVIDGKARGVIVRNLVTGEIERYGAHAVVLATGGYGNVFFLSTNAMNSNGSAAWTAYRKGAFFSNPAFTQIHPTCIPVHGDQQSKLTLMSESLRNDGRIWVPKKMEDVMKLRKKQIKPIDIPEEDRDYYLERRYPAYGNLVPRDVASRAAKERCDAGFGVNETGLAVFLDFATAIKRLGKHVIEERYGNLFQMYEKIVDENPYETPMMIYPAIHYTMGGLWVDYNLMTNIPGLYAIGECNFSDHGANRLGASALMQGLADGYFVLPYTIGDYLANEIMTPKISTDHPEFEKAEKAHKELINKIMSIKGKRTVDSFHKALGTIMWDNVGMARNAEGLKKAIEEIKALKAEFWKDVLVPGEANDLNQELEKALRLADYFELGDLLARDALNRNESCGGHFREESATEEGEAKRDDENYAYVAAWEYKGDAEPQLHKEDLKFEFIELKQRSYK